The genomic interval AGATACCAACACTTACAATCGCCTCTTACATGTATATATGTTTACATACATGCTGTGCCAACTATGTACATAGATTCTGCTTCTGCACCTGCTGAAGTAGTCAATAATATGAATCCCAACAGTTCACAGAGATGCAAGATCAGGCCCACAGTAACCAGCTGTGCATTAAATTCCTAACTTATGCAACCAGAATCACTTGACCCATTTCCTACCCCTTCTGTGGTCACTGAAATGCACAAGATTATTAAAAATCATCAATGAATAATCTAATACCTGAAGTTGGCTAACAAAGTTTAAACATATTTAAGGATTTGGCTGAAATTAAGCTTTGTCTTAcctcaaaaataaaatttgaaaatgtataataaAAGCAAGAAAGTTTGTGCAATAAAAGCATCATGCTTAACTCCAAAATTCTCAAAAATCACTATTTGTCCTTAGACAGAAATTTGAGAAGTCAGATTCTCATAATTATGTGACTGCTTTAACCATCCTAATTTTAATGGTTTACAGTTTTCTGAGAAGAAAACACGACTTGGTAATAACTACATAAACacttaaaaatttgtttttagttagttttttttttttaagaaacagactttagtaaaataaaatgaagctGACAGACTCAGATTATCTATTTTCTCATAAAAGTTTACCAATTGTACAAGTTAAGAAAATTATACAagcttttgttttaagaaagGACAGCTCAATCAAGACATAAGTACTGTAAAAATCTTTCAAAGGCTACAAAGAAATCTGGAAAAATACAGAACGTATTTCTTTAGCCCAGATAAGAATATGGAAGACATCATTGATGTCAACAATTTTACATATACAAACCTgacttggtttatttttttaaaaacttctatatataaaaataatcgtGCTCATAACTTTCAGGATTCATAGGAGTTCCTTAATTGTATACCACTTCTCTTCATCTAGATTGAAAATTTACACCTGCTTCTCCATTGTGTCTTGGAATTCTAAAATTTCACATTAACTACTTGTGACAATTTAAATTTGAATCAGCTCTcctctttaaaaatataatttgtacAGTAGAACTATATCTACAAATAATTTGAAGAATGTGTATAATAGAAATTTCCTTAATAAATTAAGCAGGAAATGTGTTTACCATATAAACAAGTTTATGGATTCATTTCTCAAACACCTTAAAATACCTAAATGTTGCCAGAACAGTAATAGCCCGTAGTTCTGTGCAACAAAATATTCCAGTTCTGCATTTCAGGTCTGAAAAAACAGCAGAACTTCAGAGCCAACTAAAAGGTGTAAGAAAAATCTCAGATTGCTTCAAGGAGGTTTGATTTTGTAAGGTAACCCATCAACCCTGAAAATTTTAGGCACCCCAGAATTTACTCCAAGGAATAAAATCAGTTCCCATATTCAATCATCCAAAGTCTCTAGTTCTTCAAACTTCCCATGTGATATTGCTTCTTGAAAATACTCTGAGGAACCTGGACTTTCTTTTCCATTGCTGTTGATTCTTCTCCTCTTTGCAggtctttcatttttttcttcaaaatcatTTTCATTTCTTGCAGCTGAATGAGCAAGTTTAGGGTCAATGGAAAGGTTTTCAGTTTCATATCCATTTGTGTCCAGATCTGTGAGAGGTGTTTTCTTACCACCTGTAGGTCCATTCACATGCAATCCTTCAATTTTTACTTCATCTTTACTGGATATCTCACCTGGCCCATTAGTGGATACACCTGCATTACAGAAGAAATATGAACTAGACATTTAAGCAATTTCTATCAATACAATAGACCCTTACGTCCATAAAACCAAAAAGCCAATCTTTGATACAAGTATCTTCATCATGTGACATCTCAAATTTATTGCCATTCCAATAGATCcatccctgaagctctggtaagCTGTAGCTCATATACAGACACAACAACATCCTACAGAATACAGCAGGTACCACAGTTTTGCCGGATAATCAAACTACAGCTTTTACAGTCAATCTAGTTAGGATACATATGTCTAAGGTACCACAGATTTCTCAATACTATTATAAGAGTCATGCCTATATCAACCTGAGAAGCGTTACTGAATAGTTTTCCTCCAGGCTGCAGCACTCATTCTAAAGTGAAGAGAAACGTCTTAATCAAAACCCCAAATTGTTACTTGATCTAAATAGTATAAGATGAAAGCAACAAAAGGAAACTGATCCACCACAAAGATAGTGTCAAGTTTCTGTGTCTAAGCTACAGTGACTGAcaattgagagaaaaaaaaaaaaaatactcctaACCCTGCCTGGAGGTTTGATAGACTTTCAGGTCCATCTCACGTGCAATAAAGGAGCTGTTTCTTTTCCACAATCCTACTGTAATTTTCCTCTCTACACCTTAACATTACTTAGCAAGAGATGATTGATAGCTTGTGTTCTTTAACTTTCAAAGTTGCTTAATGCATTCTTTAAGGTATTTAGATCATTTTAATCAAGGAGTATCAAtgacaaatgtttaaaatattttaattaaaaatgttcttCTATGCTGAAGACTCcgaagagaaactgcagaattggaattaatttgcaaactggacaccatcaaattagacttgaataaagactgggagtggatgggtcattacacaaagtaaaaactatttccccatgctattttttttcccccctaacgttactcacaccttcttgtcaactgttggaaatgggcaatcctgattatcactacaaaagtttttttcccttttgctgataatagcccaccttaattgattactctcgtaTAGTTggcatggcaacacccattttttcgcgcgtgtgtgtgtgtatatatatatatatatatatatattcctactgtattttccactgcatgcatcagatgaagtgggttttagcccacgaaagcttatgctcaaataaatttgttagtctccaaggtgccacaagtactcctggttccTTCTACCTCGAACGCGTCACCTGAAGCAAGCGCTGGAGAAGCATTAACATGTCTCATACTtaattttaaagtcaatggaactattcagtTAAGCACCTGCACAGATGCAGGTAGGACTGAATATGAAAAGGCTAAAACACTTAAAAGGAAGAAAGTTAAATTTCAATACAAAATGTTTGGCAAGTTTATGTGCAAGTATGGTCTTTTAGTTTTGTAACTTACCACTGATACCTTAGCCAGAACCCCTTGGAAATAAGATATTTCAAGGGTTCTCTCTATGctccttaaaaaaaattctttacacAACTTTTCAGCCCATTTCCAAGATTGCTATGATGTGGCAACTTCTTTTATAAGTGAGCAAGATGGGGGTGAAAAAACATCAGTGTTTACTTACCATTTTGATTACTGTTGCTAGTTGTGCTGTCCTCCCTCTCAGACTGGCTGGTGCTGCTGTTAGAGGTTGTAGGGGGAGGGGACGGAGCTCGACTGGAAGCTGCACTTTCACTTTCATCTAAAAGACGGTCCATGTAATCCCTAAAAATGAACACTACAGTCAGCACTGGCTTGGCTTTTTAGAAGTTTGGGGTGTGTGTACGCACTTTTTTATAACTGCTTCAAGTATTTAGATGGTACCTTATACAGTCAGTTAATGTTATAATCTCCTTATACTAATTTTGATCCTCCTGTTATTTGTCCATGGGAAATAAGGGGCCATGTATAATCTTGGCATGAAGGTTGTGTATACAGGGAGTCCCCGaaatgagggatagctcagtggtttgagcattggcctgctaaacccagggttgtgagtttaatccttgagggggccacttaaggatctggggcaaaatcagtacttggtcctgctagtgaaggcagggggctggactcaatgacctttcagggtcccttccagttctatgagataggtatatctccatatattaccaAAGAATGTGATGGGAGGCTGGCATATACTGAGGAATACAAGGAGCTCTTGCGCTCAACATACAGAAGCAACAAAAAGTGTGACCATCTAGTCAAATACTGAAAATAGTTAcctgcaaacatttaaatgtAAACAGACAGGCTTTGCCTTTGTGTGCATACTATTATTTGTTCTCTGAATATTCAAGAGAAAAGTTTATTAGTATGAATGTTTGCCAAAACAACAAATTTGAAGTAACTACTACAGAATACTTGCAGAAAGCCAAATCAAAATTTGTGATTGTGGTGTGTTTGCATAAAACATCCACCAATGAATGTAGCTGTAGAAATTGTGATCTGTTCAGACAATGCACAACCAGAAAACAggctaaattaaattaattgtttAGTGTAAATGGTTAGCCTTAATACTAACAGGTGTTCTATTTTAGCAATTAAACTAAATGGAACTGATTGCATCTCTTCTCCTTTGGCCACTGTCCTGCTGGAAACTGAAATTATGGTAATCAAGTTCTTACTGCATTCATTACTCCATTTTAGAAGAGAGCAATATTAAGGAAAGACTATAAATCTGACATGTATGTAAGAAAAGATAGCACCGCTTACGTTACACCAGGATGGAGATTGTACTTCTTTTTCCCAAATCGGGTCTGCTGTGCAAAGAAGTCATACCGCTCTGATTTTTTCCACATGTAATAAAATGCTACACACTCGCCAACTGATCTTGTTCGTACCTGTGAAAAAAGTGCCACACAAAACATTGACAATCCAAATGTATTTTTTGCTAGAGACCATGAGATACATTATACTTTGAGATTCTGCATCCCCAGAGCAGAGACTCAAAGCATACTATGAATTATTCCCTTAAGATTTTTCAGCTTTATATGATGAGTAACAGGGTGACAGGATAGAAGTATATAAAGTAATaaatggtatagagaaagtagatggAGAACATTTGTTCTCCTTGTCTCCGAACAAGAACAAGGAGATGTTCGATGAAATTCACACAATGTATAATTAAAAACCATGTAACTTACTGACACAAGAATTTGCTGCGGCCAAGAAATTAACATGATTCACAATGGAATTGGACATTGATATGGATCTCAAAAATACCCAGATTGTTGTAATTCATGACAAAAGTTTTGGAAAGGATATTTAAACCACATGTTTCGGGGTTTAAGcccatctctaactattagacaTTAGGATGAGAGCATTAGGATGGGGGTGTGGAAAGCAGATTATCCCAATCTGCCTATAGGAGGGATTTTACACTTTCCTTGGCagtatctggtgctggccactgttagaCAGGATACTGAATCAAACCAGAGGTTCATCTAGCCAAGTATGGTAATTCTTATATAGATGTGATGTACCTTTTTAGCGTAATTCAGAAATATTCTGGAAGTTACTTTTCCAGATAAAGCTAAATGCCAAATCCTGATTTTGATCAATTAAAAAGGAGCAAGTTAAACAGGGAAGGTGGGCTTCCCAAGCACATGCCTTTTTTCCAAACATTAATTCACAATGGCAGAAAATTTCTGGGCATGTCCATATCCACACATTTCAAGGACTAGTTTAGCTCAAGAAAACAAGGGGCATGGGTTCAGGTGAAAATGGACACACCACGAGCAAAATCATGGCATACTACCAGTCATGCAACTATCATGCAAATACAGCCTAAGTAACTAggtgggaaacaaatatttaataacgggctcttcaatctaccagagaaaggtagaacatgattcaatggctggaagctgaagctaaacaaattccgacaagaaataaggtgtacatttttgacagtgagggtaattaaccattggaacagtttaccaagggtcgtggtggattttccatcattaacaatttttatatcaagattggatgtttttctaaaagatacccctctaggaattattttggggaagttccatggcctgtgatatacaagaagtcagatcagatgatcaaaatggtcccttctggccttggcatctaaTTCAAACAGTGGAGTACTTTATTgcagtactgagctggaataagtCTGGTGGTGACAGGAGGTGTGTGCAGCAGGAAGAGCACTCTAGTGACCAGGGGAAGCATTGGGAACATGCTAACACAGAGGATGCCTCAAGCCTTGACTATTAAAGGCAATGATTTGTGAAGCAGGTTTCATGCCACTAGGTATGGCAGAGGGAACAACTTTTAGGAACCTGGAGCAGATGATGTAATATATCAAATGCTCATTGACTTCACattatacaccagctgaggatctgccctagAGACTGCAGGTGAGGTGGGCAAAAACATATAATGGAAAACTGTAGAAAGCAGATTCTGAAGTTCCCCTTTTATGGGTTTTACATATGCTCTGAGACACCTCTGGATAAAAAGCAAAAACACCATTGTGCCAGTATTCCTGCAGATTGCAATATGAATTTTTGTTGCTTACTAGAGGGAGACTCCACCTAGATTTTATTTCCCAGTGGGTTCTGAAAAAAAGCTTTCATTAACCTCTAACTTACACTTGCCCAGGGCTCTGAACAAAGCATACAGTCAAATCTTGAACTCAACTCCAAAATGTCCAAGTAGTCAATCAGTGGAGAAACTCAAGAATTATTACAATATGAAAATTCCTACTAACATTCCTCTAACAACCTTGGTTGCAGCATTTCCGAAGATACCTACCACCCTCTACGGAATctttaagtttatttaacaagATTATAATACATTCTGACCAGTTAAGCATTAGGTGATATTGATGATAAACTCCTTTTTGTAAACAGACCCATTTGAGGCCTTGCACAATGAAAACACTCCATACAATGCCAGCTAACCAGAACACCCTCCTGTGATAGACCAAGTGACAGAAGGATATGTATAGTACAGTGACTAGAAAAAAACTGATTTGGAAGGAAGTCAAAAGATATTTAATATCTTTTCAGCTAcaaaaaaaaagtaggaaaataactacttaaaaaaaaatcatccttacCTTGTTTGCCTGAATCAAATGAAAATCTTTTCCATAGGCCTTCAGTCCTTGTTCAAAATTCCTACATTCTTCCTCTGTCCAAACGGCTAACTCTTCTGAAATAAGAAACACAATACAGAAAACATACTTTAAAGTGACAGCATAATGATAACAAATGGAAACTCAAGATTCTGATACAAGAAACACTCTGTATTTAAGTTTCTTAAAGACTCAaaaggggagcaggcagggagtACTAACAGATGAGTGcataaagaaaaacagaaagaacTAATACTGAGTAAAAAGTTAAATGAATGAAGAggaaacaacaacagacagaagGATACAAAGGAAAGATCTGTACAAGGACAGAAAGTGCACAATGCAGCCAAAGCACCTTTTATATATTTAGGTTAGTTTATTAAAGTTTGGAATTTTTCTGTCAACAAATAAGATTTAGAGGCCTAATCTCTTTTTACTTTGAATTTTGAATTCTTGTGTATTTCACACACATTAACTTTAGTGAATTTTATAAAAGTCTAGGAGGCATGAATATAGAGAATAAGCCCCCTACAATTCCTACTTTAGGTGGGTGCATTAAAATTCTAAAAAGTTACAAAGTAACGAATAAAAATGTCAAGTTTCTATTCATAAACCCTCTTATTGTTTGTTATTGCCTGGGTACTTATATATTCATACTATGCCCATCACTTCGTCCTCCAAAATCTCATTTTGGCCCTCAACTTTTAGAAGCACAACATCAAGCTCATCCCTATATGGCTGCATTAGAAGTGAACTCTGAATGCGGGGTCAGAATTCATTAATTCCTGGATTTGAGGAAGAGCGATAATAGTGCTACACAATGCCGATGTGAAATCCTACTGTAATCGGAGGTATCTGACAGCAGCAATCAATGCCCAAATTTTAATGATTTTGCCAAATTAAAGGAGgcatgggattaaaaaaaaacaaaaaaacccacaagtacATTTAAAATTTGATGTATTCTTACCTCTGGCTGCTTTCACATTAAATCTTAATCTTCTCAATGATTCTTCTGTATCAAAATTGCACTTAACCAATTCATACAATGCCTAGAAATGTGAAAAACTACACATTTAATATGCATAACTCCATATACTACTGAATTTGCGTATTGCTACAGTGGTGCAATTATCAATTACTTATTCTGAAAAGTCTAATTTCTCTAAAAATCCAGGAGaagaaactgtttttaaaacagcaatATAAGTCTACAGAAGACTTACAGATAACTTTTAGGTTATACACCTCCTGGATAGCATATGTATAATACACACTTTTCCCTTCTTCATTTCTTGTTCTAAAATATTGTATTATATAGTGTTATGTACTGTAAAAATAGTTTCCTTTCTCTATCCTAATTTATAGGACAAATTTTTATAACTGATTCCCTAAGATGCAGAAGTGTGACAATAGGTATAGCCTATGCCCATTCTGTGGCGAGACCCAAATGAAATTCTGATATCCCAGTACATGTGCACATATGGTTAGTTACACGAAGAGTAACCAACTTGGGCTGGCAATTTTGTTTTACCATACATCCTAAAGCTTAGGAAATCTGCAGGACTGGTGATCTTGTGCTTTAAGGAATTTATGCATATTTCTTCACAGGTCCAGTCCCCCCAAAAGATGCAAATTAACAGGATTTACATTGTTCTGACTTGAGAATTGGACACGTGCACACATCAAAGGGCTCATCAATGCACACATTTGTCAAGTCCATGTTCTTTTGTTCGGGGcaggagcagaatttggttttAGTTAGTAAAGTGCTATAAAATCTTTAAACAACAGGAAGATAGAGACCATTTTATTGCAGATAAAAATGTTTCTTAATGCACTTAATTTTAAAACTGAATATGCATTGTGTTAGTGATTTGGGTTCTTAAACATTTGCTTTTGTTGGGGACAAGAGAAAAAAGAAGCAATCTCAAATCAGACTTTGAGGTCTGAGGGCAGCAAATGCGATAATTACAATGCAAATAACACACTATGGTCACTATAAATTCTAATATGTACCTGTTCATTGTCTTTAATATGTGATCCTTCAGGAATTGCCTCTAGTCCTTTCTCATCTCCTGTTCGCCTGGAGGCTTCATTGAGGAATTCAATCACTTTATCTTCTGTTAAATAATCAGGATTCCACAGCAGCTGGTCATCATTTTCATACACTAAATTAAGAAAAACAGAAACATAAGTGAAGCATATTCTGTAAGACTCCAACTTCTACTCAGCCTCAAAGAATTGCTAGTTTAGAACACAAGAAGATTCAAAATTACGAACATGATTAATGGGACAATCTAATTGGCCAGAGGACTGAGCATTATATTCATTTGAAATGTATGGTACTCTTCCAAATGGTTTCTATGGTTCACTGTTAACTATGTTAGATcatgtacatacacacagactACAATGCAGTGCTGCAAATACATTGTGCATCTAATCAGATCCCCACGCATACACATCTGTGGAACAAaagatccctccccatcctctgccCTTGAAACTACAAAAATCACAAGATAGCAGAACGGTTTCAAAACAGTGAGTCAACTATCCCTCCAAACTGCCTTCACCTAACCTCCAAAACAAGACCTTGTGAGTAACTCATCTTACTTTGctggaaaagatctattagagATAAGATTAGAAAACTGATCACTCCAGCTTCCTTAGAACATTTGGTTCAATCACACAAACTGAGGGATGTGTGAACTACTACATGTGAAGTCTTAGCCACCATGGTTCATGAAAACCAGCAAAAAGCATCCAGGCCCACTACTGACTGAGAACACCTTTGCCTACCACTCTAAGTCAAAATGCCTCTTGAAAGCAGCATCTGATGTCAGAAACCTTGCCAGCTCAGCAGACCATCAACCCACCATTGCCCAGATGACAGGAACAGAGAGAAACATGTGAGTGAAAACGAACTAGCTCAAGCTTAACTCAAGCAAGCCGAAGatactgataaaaataaatattttgagaaGATAGCTGAGACACTGGCGTCAATGAAGTCTCAAACGTTCTCTCAATAATAGAGGCTGAAAAACAACTGCCTTTACGCATTATGGATAGGTCTGATTAAGAAAATAGTAACAGCAGTTAAATCAAGGAATGGTGGTGAACAAAATTTGTTATGGATTTAGTACATTTCTTAATTTTGTAACCGACACCATGATGAGTGTATTAGAAGTTGCTAGACACACAAAGAATGACCACCACATCAATGGATGATACCAAAATCTGAACCCCATCTATCCTCTATGTTAAATCCTGTAAGTTTTCCCTCTGAGTAGCATCTCAAGGGATTGTTTCAGTCGGCCCCTCTTGCGTGTTCCTCCAACTGCCAGACGGCATGCCTGCCATGGAAGATGCTCTGGCTTAATTCTTAACAAATCTCAAGTATTTCCACCTTCTCTTCTGGGTAACTTAAGCAATAAAGGGTTGTTGAACTCCAACAAATCTGGGCATCTGTTACTACTTTGTTCCatttaatacccagtatttttCTAAGACATTTGCTTTCAAAGGCAATTAGGTGTCTGTCTACATGTTTGGTAGATTCCCAGCTTTTACATCCATATGATAACATGGAAAGAACTCTAGAAAGTAGGGCAGAGTAAGggcatagaccagtggttctcaacctatttaccactgtgggccacatatgcagctctctttagtgtggatgcggcccaaataacacatatacacactacctgtatggcccttaGGATGTCATATGGGTTACAGCTGTGtgcaggctgagaaccactggtatagacaGAATTCTGTAATAAATGGGGTGTAGATCTAATCCACTTGCTATCTTCGGGGAGAACTGACTGTTTCATAGGACTTGTctacagtgttttaagtgtagtgCTTCAaagaagatgctacctacactgacaggagggcttctcgcatcagcataggtaatccatgTCCCAAGAGAGATGGTAGCTAAGTCAAAAGAAGAATTCTCTGGTCAActcagcactgtctacactgggggttaagtCAGTTTTAACTGCATCattcaggggtatggattttttacacccctgtgcgatgtagttataccaacctaatttcctagtgtagaccaggtcctAGAATTATCCCTATATTCTAAAAATAGCTTATATGTTCTTCAGAACTTAGTTCTGCCCACATATTAACAACGTGCCCTCTTAACAGCAACGCATTGTTAAAATTCACTTTTCTGTCACGTCAGAAACATCAAAATGtaattcacctaaatttgggttattgccgattatgcactatatgtatcttatgaatttaaaaacaaattttgtatttgtggataattaagcattatacccagatgtacagagactcttttcttaacctgtgtattatataattttttaacgttcgctttaataaaaattttaaatctactCAAGTTCCCTCAGAGACCCGAGTCAGATCTTTCACTGAATCAATTTTCCTGGTGCCAAGGGATCCGACACCAACATACTCTGCTCTTCCATTGTCCAGGCACCCAAGAGTGAAACATGAGAGAAACATCAGACACCAAAACACAATTGGAAGTACACTGATCATGGTGTTAGGTAAACTCACCAACCTCATGTCTTCATTACTTATTTGTCCTGGGCTCTGCTCAGGGCAAAAGTGCTTGCCTTTTGGGACACAGATTCAGAGTCCCTAGGTATAAACTCTTTCAATTAACAACACAGCAGTCACTAAACTTGGATTGGGATATccacagagaagagagagagtgacAGTGAGTGTGAGAGTGAGCATGTAGATGAGGCATCACAGAATGGAAATCCATACAGGCAGAGTTCAAAGAATAAATTATaccaaaactgcatttgtttTGAAATCTTCATGGAAACGGAGTATGTCATTAAGCTACTATGTTCGGCCAAGTGCTAAATTTCCTAGATGGTCACAATAATGTAATTCTACCCCAAAATTAGAATGTTTATATTAGCAGTGCATTATAAGTTATACTTTAAGAACAAGATCTCATCAGCTGAGAGCCAAAGGGTATGATTGCACGTTGTCAGCCTAAT from Malaclemys terrapin pileata isolate rMalTer1 chromosome 8, rMalTer1.hap1, whole genome shotgun sequence carries:
- the MIER1 gene encoding mesoderm induction early response protein 1 isoform X2, which codes for MFLIYWFKSDCQFTAYLIPSLQSSSPGGSATSDDHEFDPSANMLVHDFDDERTLEEEEMMEGETNFSSEIEDLTREGEMPINELLSLYGYDGTVPLPEDEDDDDEEEEEEEEGEDDEDVDNDDNSGCSGENKEETIKDSSGQEDETQSSNDDPAPSVASQDPQEIIHPRRCKYFDANSEIEEESEEDEDYIPSEDWKKEIMVGSMFQAEIPAGICKYKENEKVYENDDQLLWNPDYLTEDKVIEFLNEASRRTGDEKGLEAIPEGSHIKDNEQALYELVKCNFDTEESLRRLRFNVKAAREELAVWTEEECRNFEQGLKAYGKDFHLIQANKVRTRSVGECVAFYYMWKKSERYDFFAQQTRFGKKKYNLHPGVTDYMDRLLDESESAASSRAPSPPPTTSNSSTSQSEREDSTTSNSNQNGVSTNGPGEISSKDEVKIEGLHVNGPTGGKKTPLTDLDTNGYETENLSIDPKLAHSAARNENDFEEKNERPAKRRRINSNGKESPGSSEYFQEAISHGKFEELETLDD
- the MIER1 gene encoding mesoderm induction early response protein 1 isoform X4 is translated as MLVHDFDDERTLEEEEMMEGETNFSSEIEDLTREGEMPINELLSLYGYDGTVPLPEDEDDDDEEEEEEEEGEDDEDVDNDDNSGCSGENKEETIKDSSGQEDETQSSNDDPAPSVASQDPQEIIHPRRCKYFDANSEIEEESEEDEDYIPSEDWKKEIMVGSMFQAEIPAGICKYKENEKVYENDDQLLWNPDYLTEDKVIEFLNEASRRTGDEKGLEAIPEGSHIKDNEQALYELVKCNFDTEESLRRLRFNVKAAREELAVWTEEECRNFEQGLKAYGKDFHLIQANKVRTRSVGECVAFYYMWKKSERYDFFAQQTRFGKKKYNLHPGVTDYMDRLLDESESAASSRAPSPPPTTSNSSTSQSEREDSTTSNSNQNGVSTNGPGEISSKDEVKIEGLHVNGPTGGKKTPLTDLDTNGYETENLSIDPKLAHSAARNENDFEEKNERPAKRRRINSNGKESPGSSEYFQEAISHGKFEELETLDD
- the MIER1 gene encoding mesoderm induction early response protein 1 isoform X3, with amino-acid sequence MAEPSLQSSSPGGSATSDDHEFDPSANMLVHDFDDERTLEEEEMMEGETNFSSEIEDLTREGEMPINELLSLYGYDGTVPLPEDEDDDDEEEEEEEEGEDDEDVDNDDNSGCSGENKEETIKDSSGQEDETQSSNDDPAPSVASQDPQEIIHPRRCKYFDANSEIEEESEEDEDYIPSEDWKKEIMVGSMFQAEIPAGICKYKENEKVYENDDQLLWNPDYLTEDKVIEFLNEASRRTGDEKGLEAIPEGSHIKDNEQALYELVKCNFDTEESLRRLRFNVKAAREELAVWTEEECRNFEQGLKAYGKDFHLIQANKVRTRSVGECVAFYYMWKKSERYDFFAQQTRFGKKKYNLHPGVTDYMDRLLDESESAASSRAPSPPPTTSNSSTSQSEREDSTTSNSNQNGVSTNGPGEISSKDEVKIEGLHVNGPTGGKKTPLTDLDTNGYETENLSIDPKLAHSAARNENDFEEKNERPAKRRRINSNGKESPGSSEYFQEAISHGKFEELETLDD
- the MIER1 gene encoding mesoderm induction early response protein 1 isoform X1, with the translated sequence MAEPSLQSSSPDLETETQMKLLAQGGSATSDDHEFDPSANMLVHDFDDERTLEEEEMMEGETNFSSEIEDLTREGEMPINELLSLYGYDGTVPLPEDEDDDDEEEEEEEEGEDDEDVDNDDNSGCSGENKEETIKDSSGQEDETQSSNDDPAPSVASQDPQEIIHPRRCKYFDANSEIEEESEEDEDYIPSEDWKKEIMVGSMFQAEIPAGICKYKENEKVYENDDQLLWNPDYLTEDKVIEFLNEASRRTGDEKGLEAIPEGSHIKDNEQALYELVKCNFDTEESLRRLRFNVKAAREELAVWTEEECRNFEQGLKAYGKDFHLIQANKVRTRSVGECVAFYYMWKKSERYDFFAQQTRFGKKKYNLHPGVTDYMDRLLDESESAASSRAPSPPPTTSNSSTSQSEREDSTTSNSNQNGVSTNGPGEISSKDEVKIEGLHVNGPTGGKKTPLTDLDTNGYETENLSIDPKLAHSAARNENDFEEKNERPAKRRRINSNGKESPGSSEYFQEAISHGKFEELETLDD